The Synechococcus sp. BL107 nucleotide sequence CAACGGTCGTTCGACCCAAGCTGGCCTGAAAGGGATGCGAGCAGCCCTGGGCTCAGAGGGTGAGAGGTCCATGTTGGAGCGTTTCTTTCAACGGGCCATTCAGCCCCTCTCCCCGGGAGCTTGTCCTCCTTCGCCACTCCTCAAGGGCCTCTCTTCAGAGGGACGGAAACGCCTCCATGACGACCTGGTCTTACTGGAAACATGTCGAACCCTCCCTCGGGGATGGCCCTCCGATGCCCGTGTTTTGGTGATTCAGGGAGAGCAAGATGCCGTCGTGCACCCCAGAAGCCACCAACAACTCCTCGATCAGCTCGGCAGCCAAGTGGAGCGGGTCCATCGCGGGCCTGATTGGGGGCATGCCTTGATCACCACTGAAGTGTGGGAACTCGTGGAGCGATGGATCGAAAGCCTGTGATCGCAACAGAAGACGTCCTAAAGCAATTCAGCAACGCTGCCGATCGGTACAACCATGCAGCACGCCTGCAGGAGGGCATGGCATGGCGACTCGCTGGCCATTGCCGCCACCTAAGGATTCCTAGGGGACTGTGGGTGGACCTGGGGAGCGGAACAGGACGATTGGCCGATGCCCTGGAGGTCACCCACCCGGGGCAATCCGTGCTGCGCGTGGATGGCAGCGCAGCAATGCTGCAACAGCAACAGCCCAGTGCCAAAACGCTGCAGTGGGACCTCAGCCGAGGCTTGCCGCCCTGGCCCCAACAGCCTCAATTGCTGAGCTCCAGCTTTGCCCTGCACTGGTTGCCAAATCCCGTCCAATCGCTGCGGACGTGGATTCAGACTTTGCAACCGGGCAGCTGGCTCGTGCTGGCGGTGCCCATCGAAGGCAGCTTTCCCCAGTGGCATGCCGCCGCCACCGCAGCTGGCGAACCCTGTACTGCCTTGCCCTTACCGGTAGGCAAAGAATTGATGGCCGTCATTCCGCCGGGGATGGTCCAACGGCAACAACTGCTCCCATTCAGCCAAACCGCGGGTTCACCAGCTTCATTACTCAAACCAATGATCGAAATCGGTGCCGGATCAACAACCGCAAACCGACTTCCACCGGGGGCCTGGCGTCGAATTTTCAAGGCATGGCCACAAGCCAACATCGCCAACCGGTTTGCATTGTCCTGGAGAATTCAGCTTCTGATCTTGAACCGATGACGTCCCCATCACGTCGCATCGTGGTTTGTGGAACCGACACCGATGTCGGTAAGACCGTGGTGAGCGCATGGCTCGTGCAAGGCCTTGAGGCCAGCTATTGGAAACCAATCCAAAGCGGGTTAGACGGCGGCGGAGATCGCGAACGGGTCCGCAACCTGCTGGATCTTCCCGCGCAACGGCTGCTCCCTGAGGCCTTTGCCTTTAGCCAGCCAGTGTCGCCGCATTGGGCCGCTGAGCTCGATCAAAGCCCACTGGTGCCCGAACAATTGAACCTCCCAGCCTGTGATGGTGCGCTTGTGGTGGAAACGGCAGGGGGGTTAATGGTTCCGCTCACACGGCAGCTCCTACAAATCGACCAATTGCAACATTGGGGCTTACCCATTGTTCTTGTGGCTCGCAGCGGCCTCGGAACGTTGAACCACACCTTGCTGAGCCTGGAAGCCCTCCGACACCGCAATCTTCCGGTGCTTGGACTGATCCTGAATGGACCCCACCACAGCGATAACCCCACCACCTTGGAAACGTTTGGCGGCATTCCCGTTCTGGCCCAGCTCCCCCCGCTCAACCCCCTCAACCGTGAGGCACTTCAACAGCAATGGCACGACCAACGGCTCAGCCCTAAGTTTCAGGAATTGTTGGATCGAACATCCCGTTGAATTCACGTCAAACACTGGCAACCGTTGCTGTATCAGCGCTGTGTGTCGGAATCCTGGTGTTGTTTACGGACATCGAAGTGCAACTCGTGCGCTGGGTGAATTGCGGAGCGATCGCCACGGAGAGTGAGCGGTCGAGCGAGATGTGTCGCTAACCGATCTGAAGGAGGGGCTGACAAAGCCAGGCGATAACAACAATTAAGACAGCCCAAGCTTCTGGGCAAGCCCATGACAGTCGTGGGCGCTACTTGAGGTTCCAAACTGACTGCACTGCTGTAGGTGGCCATGGCGCTTCCACGTCACCCAAATCTCTGGCCTCCATTCACTCAAATGGCCAGTGCAGCTGCGGCGCAGCGGGTAACAGCCGGTGATGGTGCCCTGCTGTTGCGTGAAGAGGGGCCCCCGTTAATTGACGCGATTAGTAGCTGGTGGGTGACCTTGCATGGCCATGCCAATCCAGTGATGGCTGAGGCGATTGCCGATCAAGCACGACGACTCGAGCAGGTGATCTTTGCGGATTTCACCCATGAACCAGCCGAGCAATTGGCGGTTCGACTCAGTGGAATCACCGGCCTCCAACGGCTGTTTTTCTCAGATAACGGATCGACGGCCGTGGAGGTGGCGATCAAAATCGCCTGCCAATGGTGGGCAAACCGAGGCCAGCCACGCCATCAAATCGTTGCCTTCGATGGCGCGTATCACGGAGATACTTTCGGGGCCATGGCCGTTGGCGAGCGCAATTTGTTCAGCGCTCCATTCGAAGACAAATTATTTCCCGTCGCCCGAGTGCCCTGGCCCAGCACCTGGTGGAACGACGACGACGTTGACCGCAAGGA carries:
- a CDS encoding methyltransferase domain-containing protein; the protein is MDRKPVIATEDVLKQFSNAADRYNHAARLQEGMAWRLAGHCRHLRIPRGLWVDLGSGTGRLADALEVTHPGQSVLRVDGSAAMLQQQQPSAKTLQWDLSRGLPPWPQQPQLLSSSFALHWLPNPVQSLRTWIQTLQPGSWLVLAVPIEGSFPQWHAAATAAGEPCTALPLPVGKELMAVIPPGMVQRQQLLPFSQTAGSPASLLKPMIEIGAGSTTANRLPPGAWRRIFKAWPQANIANRFALSWRIQLLILNR
- a CDS encoding alpha/beta hydrolase, giving the protein MTQIFAVHGWAGHAEQWTYWRRLMEQRQWPVQVMERGYGNNAPTQPSWTNEAGPRVVIAHSLGLHFLPSPLLQEATALVLLGCFTAFVPEGRNGRSTQAGLKGMRAALGSEGERSMLERFFQRAIQPLSPGACPPSPLLKGLSSEGRKRLHDDLVLLETCRTLPRGWPSDARVLVIQGEQDAVVHPRSHQQLLDQLGSQVERVHRGPDWGHALITTEVWELVERWIESL
- the bioD gene encoding dethiobiotin synthase → MTSPSRRIVVCGTDTDVGKTVVSAWLVQGLEASYWKPIQSGLDGGGDRERVRNLLDLPAQRLLPEAFAFSQPVSPHWAAELDQSPLVPEQLNLPACDGALVVETAGGLMVPLTRQLLQIDQLQHWGLPIVLVARSGLGTLNHTLLSLEALRHRNLPVLGLILNGPHHSDNPTTLETFGGIPVLAQLPPLNPLNREALQQQWHDQRLSPKFQELLDRTSR